The nucleotide sequence TGCCGCTTTAGCCTCTGTACAAGCCGCCGAAGGAGCCTTACAAGCCGCTATCAACAATCTACAGGCAGCCAACGAACGAGTCAAAGCCGCTCAATCAGTGGTTAAGCAAGCCCAAGCTAACATCGGTGAAGCGCAAGGTCAATTAGGCTCGATTAATCAAAATTTAATTTATAATACCGTTTTTGCTCCCATTGATGGGTTTGTGGGGGATTTTAATCAGAAAAAAAATGGAGACTACATTAAAACCGGAGAGGAATTAACAACCATTACAGATAATAAAGTTTTTCTACTCAATATTAATATTCCTACCGAACATTATAATCGTCTGCGGATCGGACTCCCCGTACAGTTGATTAATGCAGATGGTACACCGAGAATAAAGGGAGAAGTGAGCTTTATTTCTCCTCTGGCTAATGAAAATGCTCAAGCCATTTTAGTGAAAGTTACTTTCCGCAATGATGGCAGTTTGCGAAATAATCAATATGTCAGAGCTAAAGTCATTTGGGACCAAAAACCAGGGGTATTAGTGCCCACAACGGCGGTGACTAAATTAGGCGGACAAAGTTTTGTTTTTGTAGCCGAAAATGCAGACACTAAAGACGGAAAAACCTCCTTAGTCGCCAAGCAAAAACCGATAACAGTAGGAACCATTCAAGGACAAGCTTATCAAGTGCTAGGAGGAGTCAACGTCGGCGATAAAATTGCCGTTAGCCGCATTTTAGATTTAAAGGATAATACACCTATCTCAACAGAAACCCTCGAAAGTCAAAAGGTTCAATAGTAAGATAAGCATTAAAAATAAAAGGATGAGAAGATGAAGTCTCCTAGCTGGTTGAATCGATTAAATCAGTGGGTTAATCAAGGAGCTTTAGATGCCTTAGATAAAGCTTACTCTGGGGCGAAAACTATTAAAATGTTTGAAGAGCAATATTTTGAGGGAAACAAAATTGCTCCTGATGCCCAAAAAGGGAAAACCCTTGATGATTATTTTCAAAGTTTATTAGAGCGAGAACTTTTACAAATTCGCTGGCATTTAAGCCGCTTTCGTCTAGGAAACTTTTATCATCCTATTCATCTAGGAGAACATTCTGCTCAAGAAAGTAAGATTCTGGAAAGGCTTAATTTTATTGAATCTGTCATCGGCAAATATCGCCATAGTTCAGAAACTGGAGTGATTTCTCAATCCGATTTTTCGCTCTCAAAAACCTCATCGCTAAAACCTTCTAAACTGACTTTAAAAACCGATTCTTCTGTCCCTTCTCCTTGGTTAAACATTTCTGAAAAACTTAGCTCAGAATATGAACAGCAAGTAGTTCAACAGTTACGAAATCTTCGTCAGGAGCGAAAAATTGCACTTCGCTTTCTGGTCTTATTAATTGTTGTGCCAATTCTCGCCCAAGTCATCAGTAAAAATTTTATTTATAGTCCCTTTATTAATGAAAAATTTGTCGATAATGTCACCCTGGAAAAAATCGAAATAAGTCAGGA is from Gloeothece verrucosa PCC 7822 and encodes:
- a CDS encoding efflux RND transporter periplasmic adaptor subunit, which encodes MNQNNILISRQLVGTMVVLSLFTTACAKEQETATAPKAIPVKLQTLESATLIDSTQYVGYLESQSRVALAPKTEGRIIRLFVKEGDQVSKGQKIAQLEPTKQEEDVNSAASTVQSRIAALTQAQADFRQTQAQRDSAKADIARFQADLANAEANARSKEADLQRATAEEDLAKINYGRAEFLVKEGVQPQQDLDNNTRNLNTAKANVESARKIRDAALASVQAAEGALQAAINNLQAANERVKAAQSVVKQAQANIGEAQGQLGSINQNLIYNTVFAPIDGFVGDFNQKKNGDYIKTGEELTTITDNKVFLLNINIPTEHYNRLRIGLPVQLINADGTPRIKGEVSFISPLANENAQAILVKVTFRNDGSLRNNQYVRAKVIWDQKPGVLVPTTAVTKLGGQSFVFVAENADTKDGKTSLVAKQKPITVGTIQGQAYQVLGGVNVGDKIAVSRILDLKDNTPISTETLESQKVQ